Proteins from a genomic interval of Spiroplasma diminutum CUAS-1:
- the rpiB gene encoding ribose 5-phosphate isomerase B: protein MKIFIGNDHAAVEMKNKIVEYLKENGHDVINIGTDGHDSVDYPDFGQEVAKKVVAEKTFGIVICGSGIGISIAANKVKGARAALCYEDQGAILARQHNNANILALGARFIANEKAIRLVDIFLNTQFEERHKNRVEKLNNQ, encoded by the coding sequence TTGAAAATATTTATAGGAAATGATCATGCAGCTGTTGAAATGAAAAATAAAATAGTTGAATATTTAAAAGAAAATGGACATGATGTAATCAATATTGGAACAGATGGACATGATTCAGTTGATTATCCAGATTTTGGTCAAGAAGTTGCAAAAAAAGTAGTAGCAGAAAAAACTTTCGGTATAGTTATTTGCGGTAGTGGAATTGGAATTTCAATTGCTGCAAATAAGGTTAAAGGAGCACGTGCTGCATTATGTTATGAAGACCAAGGAGCAATTCTTGCAAGACAACATAATAATGCAAATATTTTAGCGCTTGGGGCAAGATTTATTGCAAATGAAAAAGCAATTAGACTTGTAGATATCTTTTTAAACACTCAATTTGAAGAGAGACATAAAAATAGAGTAGAAAAACTTAATAATCAATAA